A DNA window from Rhizobium acidisoli contains the following coding sequences:
- a CDS encoding DUF3422 domain-containing protein, which translates to MPMGSEHPLRRELHNELHARPSLYFDGDTDVWHVAIVGDNAAPAFPNSLPGLEDITTTYQGNHGIGRVGDGRLKWEAHTEFLTLTFVVPASSEPGSNPPEAFQACYRQIEGKVMAAVRVVVRDEKDGQRLEKPKLDYVASQVGGGGAEVHSNFRLTDSGFVEFLFFNRDLNAYRTGRMVRRFLEIETYRMMALLALPKARETVSKLSAFDQRLDLLITHMQSAVKVDKALLSEVTRLSSDVLNFSALARHRFGATKAYADIVASRLSELREERVEGRQRLGTFIDRRFQPAVRSVYAAERRLDELAERVSLAGDLLRTTVQVQLEDQNASLLTSMEERARIQVHIQQAVEGFSVIAITYYTVGLAKICLESISALGVDPHVAKLAVLGAIPLVLFAVWTAVRHVRRSIAGVPHGPATGSH; encoded by the coding sequence ATGCCGATGGGTTCCGAGCATCCGCTGCGCAGGGAGCTTCACAACGAGTTGCATGCCCGGCCATCGCTTTATTTCGATGGCGACACCGATGTCTGGCATGTCGCCATCGTCGGCGACAATGCCGCGCCTGCGTTTCCGAATTCCTTGCCCGGGTTGGAAGATATCACCACGACCTACCAGGGCAACCACGGTATTGGCCGCGTCGGCGACGGACGGCTGAAGTGGGAGGCGCATACCGAATTCCTGACCCTCACCTTCGTCGTTCCCGCATCGTCCGAACCCGGCAGCAATCCGCCGGAAGCCTTTCAGGCCTGTTACCGTCAGATCGAAGGCAAGGTCATGGCGGCCGTCCGTGTGGTGGTGCGCGACGAGAAGGATGGACAGCGTCTCGAAAAACCGAAGCTCGACTATGTCGCCTCTCAGGTCGGCGGCGGCGGTGCGGAAGTGCATTCGAACTTCCGCCTGACCGACAGCGGTTTCGTCGAATTCCTGTTCTTCAATCGCGACCTCAACGCCTATCGCACCGGCCGCATGGTCAGGCGTTTCCTGGAGATCGAAACCTATCGAATGATGGCGCTTTTGGCGCTGCCCAAGGCGCGCGAGACGGTGTCCAAGCTTTCGGCCTTCGATCAGCGCCTCGATCTGCTGATCACGCATATGCAGAGTGCCGTCAAGGTGGACAAGGCGCTGCTGTCCGAGGTGACCAGGCTCTCGTCCGATGTGCTCAACTTCTCGGCGCTCGCCCGCCACCGTTTCGGTGCGACGAAAGCCTATGCCGATATCGTCGCCAGTCGGCTGTCCGAGCTTCGCGAAGAGCGGGTCGAGGGAAGGCAAAGACTGGGGACGTTCATCGACCGACGCTTCCAACCGGCTGTGCGATCGGTCTATGCAGCAGAGCGGCGCCTCGACGAATTGGCCGAACGCGTCAGCCTGGCCGGAGACCTGCTCAGAACCACCGTCCAGGTTCAGCTTGAGGATCAGAACGCCTCGCTGCTCACCTCGATGGAGGAGCGGGCGCGCATCCAGGTGCATATCCAGCAGGCGGTCGAAGGTTTTTCGGTCATCGCCATTACCTACTATACCGTCGGCCTGGCGAAGATCTGCCTGGAAAGCATTTCCGCACTGGGCGTCGATCCGCACGTGGCAAAACTCGCCGTTCTCGGCGCTATCCCGCTTGTGCTCTTCGCCGTCTGGACCGCCGTCCGTCATGTTCGGCGAAGCATCGCCGGGGTGCCGCACGGCCCCGCAACCGGCAGCCACTGA
- a CDS encoding glycoside hydrolase family 88/105 protein — protein MNTTSVDNAALLTTIDRVATAFSRLRGIKEGLVTGSSTSGIQFDEWDWEVGVGLYGFLRRAISTNDQKALQELVAWYAGQIERGLPPRQINSTAPMLPLAILVQHVDRPDFRALVEDWAEWLVKELPKTEEGGFQHVVKERLNDGELWDDTLFMACLFLARAGVLCERSDWVDEAVYQFVIHTRYLSDPVSGLWYHGWTFNGRHNFANAFWARGNAWITVAIPELFDLVPTLGEKDRRFLSNVLVSQVRSLKAYQRPDGMFTTLLDDPSSPLETSATAGIAYGMLRAIDAGILDESDRPHAERALKAVLAQIDEEGVVHGVSDGTPMGHDLDFYRCIPNLPTPYGQALTMLLLTEVFLEGGQRQ, from the coding sequence ATGAACACTACATCTGTCGATAACGCCGCGCTCCTGACGACGATCGATCGCGTGGCGACGGCTTTCAGCCGGCTCAGAGGCATCAAGGAAGGTCTCGTGACCGGAAGCTCCACCTCCGGGATCCAGTTCGACGAATGGGACTGGGAAGTCGGTGTCGGCCTCTACGGATTCTTGCGACGCGCGATTTCCACCAATGATCAGAAAGCGCTGCAGGAACTCGTCGCCTGGTATGCCGGCCAGATCGAACGCGGCCTGCCGCCGCGCCAGATCAACAGCACGGCACCGATGCTGCCGCTGGCAATCCTTGTCCAGCATGTCGACCGTCCCGATTTCCGCGCGCTCGTCGAGGACTGGGCCGAATGGCTCGTCAAGGAATTGCCGAAGACGGAGGAGGGTGGCTTTCAGCACGTCGTCAAGGAACGCCTCAACGACGGCGAATTGTGGGACGACACGCTGTTCATGGCCTGCCTGTTCCTCGCCCGGGCCGGTGTGCTCTGCGAGCGCAGCGACTGGGTCGACGAGGCCGTCTATCAGTTCGTGATCCACACCCGCTATCTCTCCGATCCGGTCAGCGGGCTCTGGTATCACGGCTGGACCTTCAACGGCCGGCACAATTTCGCCAATGCCTTCTGGGCACGCGGCAATGCCTGGATCACCGTCGCCATTCCAGAACTCTTCGATCTCGTTCCGACCCTTGGCGAGAAGGATCGGCGTTTCCTTTCGAATGTTCTCGTCAGCCAGGTTCGCTCGCTGAAGGCATATCAGCGGCCGGACGGGATGTTCACGACCCTTCTGGACGATCCGTCCTCGCCGCTCGAAACCTCGGCCACGGCTGGCATCGCCTACGGCATGTTGCGCGCCATCGATGCCGGCATTCTGGACGAGAGCGACAGGCCCCATGCGGAACGGGCGCTCAAGGCCGTGCTGGCGCAGATCGACGAGGAGGGCGTCGTCCACGGCGTTTCGGACGGCACGCCGATGGGGCACGACCTCGATTTCTACCGGTGCATCCCGAACCTGCCGACGCCCTACGGCCAGGCACTGACCATGCTGTTGCTGACGGAAGTCTTTCTCGAAGGCGGTCAGCGTCAATGA
- a CDS encoding carbohydrate ABC transporter permease has translation MSQSAVAEITLQPGRPRRFLKPETQTAMLFLLPSFLGFMIFMALPILASLALSFTNWQLISTPSFVGLQNYIKLFTVDPAFYTILRNTLFFAVEYLAVNIIVSLILAVWISSLKRGKAIFRVIFFLPTFTPTIAASVVWLLIFTPDGLADTVIRSLGLGLPNFLLNPTWAMQAVVIVTLWANVGYNVVMFNAALDLVPKHYLEAATIDGANAWQRFWRIRLPLISPTVFFATVMTAITSLQVFDEIFAMTRGGPGSATATLGFAIYQKGFTNFQMGYASALAWVMFVMIMALTILQFHMQRKWVHYDD, from the coding sequence ATGTCGCAAAGCGCCGTTGCCGAAATCACCCTGCAGCCCGGTCGGCCGCGGCGCTTTCTGAAGCCTGAGACGCAGACGGCCATGCTGTTCCTGCTGCCGAGCTTCCTCGGCTTCATGATCTTCATGGCCCTGCCGATCTTGGCGTCGCTGGCGCTCTCCTTCACCAACTGGCAGCTGATCTCGACGCCGTCCTTCGTCGGTCTTCAGAATTATATCAAGCTCTTCACCGTCGATCCGGCCTTCTACACCATCCTCAGAAACACGCTGTTCTTCGCCGTCGAGTATCTGGCGGTGAATATCATCGTCTCGCTGATACTGGCGGTTTGGATATCCAGCCTGAAGCGCGGCAAGGCGATCTTCCGGGTGATCTTCTTCCTGCCGACCTTCACCCCGACGATTGCCGCTTCGGTGGTGTGGCTGCTGATCTTCACGCCGGACGGACTGGCCGACACCGTCATCCGTTCGCTCGGCCTCGGCCTGCCGAATTTCCTGCTGAACCCGACCTGGGCGATGCAGGCGGTGGTGATCGTCACGCTCTGGGCGAATGTCGGCTACAACGTCGTGATGTTCAACGCCGCGCTCGATCTCGTGCCGAAACACTATCTCGAGGCGGCGACGATCGACGGCGCCAATGCCTGGCAACGCTTCTGGCGCATCCGTCTGCCGCTGATCTCGCCCACCGTCTTCTTCGCCACCGTGATGACGGCTATCACCTCGCTGCAGGTCTTCGACGAAATCTTTGCGATGACGCGCGGCGGCCCGGGCTCGGCGACGGCAACGCTTGGCTTTGCGATCTACCAGAAGGGCTTCACCAACTTCCAGATGGGCTATGCCTCCGCTCTCGCCTGGGTGATGTTCGTCATGATCATGGCGCTCACCATCCTGCAGTTCCACATGCAGCGCAAATGGGTGCATTATGACGACTGA
- a CDS encoding ABC transporter substrate-binding protein has translation MKVLKKALLLATIGGSLFATAASAEQVNLTWQMWTGSDADTKGWQHLADMVTAKYPDIKVTLTTTGWVDYWTRLPVLAASGQLADIVSMQSLRMPNFYSLLEPLNDRIAADKFDVGAFTPSIIGGMSVDKQLYGLPYDVGPWVIYYNQDALEAADVPLPKPGWTLAEFTDAAKKLTKDGKYGFGITPQNYSVLAAAWGDKYVNDAGELDLTNPSAIAAAERVIGFAAKDKVSPLVPSSADAGTVIQGRFYSGNVAMYVDGPWSIIGMKDKVKFKIGSTSLPRGDSELTAVTAGSGFGIATTSKNKDAAWKAIQVLTSPEALQYLAEQGRALPARTASQSSWYKVAAKDITNGGEAIDYSLAHSVPYVITNNWAAVENLFNQYFPPAFGGSADAKQTMESIQSLAQQ, from the coding sequence ATGAAGGTTCTGAAGAAAGCGCTTTTGCTCGCCACAATCGGCGGCAGTCTTTTTGCCACAGCCGCATCGGCCGAACAGGTCAATCTGACCTGGCAGATGTGGACCGGTTCCGATGCCGACACCAAGGGCTGGCAGCACCTGGCCGACATGGTCACCGCCAAGTATCCCGATATCAAGGTGACATTGACGACGACCGGCTGGGTCGACTACTGGACGAGGCTGCCGGTGCTGGCGGCGTCGGGCCAGCTTGCCGACATCGTTTCCATGCAGTCACTGCGCATGCCGAATTTCTATTCGCTGCTCGAGCCCCTAAATGACCGGATCGCCGCCGACAAGTTCGATGTCGGTGCTTTCACCCCCTCAATCATCGGCGGCATGTCCGTCGATAAGCAGCTTTACGGCCTGCCTTACGACGTCGGTCCGTGGGTCATCTATTATAACCAGGACGCGCTCGAAGCCGCCGACGTTCCGCTGCCGAAGCCGGGCTGGACGCTCGCCGAATTCACCGATGCTGCCAAGAAGCTGACCAAGGACGGCAAATACGGCTTCGGCATCACCCCGCAGAACTATTCGGTCCTGGCGGCTGCCTGGGGCGATAAATATGTCAATGATGCAGGAGAACTCGACCTCACCAATCCGAGCGCCATAGCTGCGGCCGAGAGGGTGATCGGCTTTGCCGCCAAGGATAAGGTATCGCCGCTGGTGCCGTCGAGCGCCGATGCCGGCACGGTCATCCAAGGCCGGTTCTATTCGGGCAATGTCGCCATGTATGTCGACGGTCCATGGTCGATCATCGGCATGAAGGACAAGGTCAAGTTCAAGATTGGTTCCACCTCCCTGCCGCGCGGAGACAGTGAGCTTACCGCCGTCACGGCGGGCTCGGGTTTCGGCATCGCCACGACGAGCAAGAACAAGGATGCGGCCTGGAAGGCGATCCAGGTGCTGACCAGCCCGGAGGCGCTGCAGTATCTCGCCGAACAGGGCCGTGCGCTGCCGGCGCGCACGGCGTCGCAATCCTCCTGGTACAAGGTGGCGGCCAAGGACATCACCAATGGCGGCGAGGCCATCGACTATTCTCTGGCGCATTCCGTGCCCTACGTGATCACCAACAACTGGGCGGCGGTCGAAAACCTGTTCAACCAGTATTTCCCGCCGGCCTTCGGCGGCAGCGCCGACGCCAAGCAGACGATGGAGTCGATCCAGAGCCTCGCACAGCAATAA
- a CDS encoding carbohydrate ABC transporter permease, which translates to MTTDPTSRHPHSVSAGRQRLLRRIGTFFSYAGLSLVALLFLFPFFWMVSNAVRSNAEVMAVPVRIFPEEYHWGTFVEALVALPFGTFLLNSLVVACGVTAIVIAVSCLSAYAFARLRFPGREGLLLTYLSTLMIPQVMLVIPLFLLVSKLGWINTYHGMILPVAFSSFGTFLLRQFILGIPKDLDEAAMMDGASRLRILVTVIVPLAMPAIGLLSLFTFIAQWKSFLWPLIATSGVEKATLPLGLTLFQTQQGTAWNYIMAGATISMLPGVVLAIVLQRVIYKGITVSSGFGGR; encoded by the coding sequence ATGACGACTGACCCGACCTCACGGCATCCGCATTCCGTTTCCGCGGGTCGGCAGCGTCTCCTGCGGCGCATCGGCACCTTCTTCAGTTATGCCGGCCTTTCGCTGGTCGCGCTGCTTTTCCTCTTCCCGTTCTTCTGGATGGTGTCGAACGCGGTGCGCTCGAATGCCGAGGTGATGGCCGTGCCGGTCCGCATCTTCCCCGAGGAATATCATTGGGGCACCTTCGTCGAAGCCCTGGTGGCTCTGCCGTTCGGAACCTTCCTGCTGAATTCCCTCGTGGTCGCCTGCGGCGTCACGGCAATCGTGATTGCGGTATCCTGCCTTTCCGCCTATGCCTTCGCGCGGCTGCGGTTTCCCGGCCGCGAGGGGCTGCTGCTCACCTATCTCAGCACGCTGATGATCCCGCAGGTGATGCTGGTGATCCCGCTTTTCCTCCTCGTCAGCAAGCTCGGCTGGATCAATACCTATCACGGCATGATCTTGCCGGTCGCCTTCTCTTCCTTCGGGACGTTTCTGCTGCGGCAGTTCATCCTCGGCATTCCCAAGGATCTCGACGAGGCGGCAATGATGGACGGCGCTTCGCGCCTGCGCATCCTGGTCACCGTCATCGTGCCGCTCGCCATGCCGGCGATCGGGCTTTTGTCGCTCTTCACCTTCATCGCCCAGTGGAAGAGTTTCCTGTGGCCGCTGATCGCCACCAGCGGCGTGGAAAAAGCCACGCTGCCGCTCGGGCTCACTCTGTTCCAGACCCAGCAGGGCACGGCGTGGAACTACATCATGGCGGGCGCGACGATCTCGATGCTGCCTGGTGTTGTCCTCGCCATCGTGCTGCAGCGGGTGATCTACAAGGGCATCACCGTCAGCTCCGGCTTCGGCGGAAGATAA
- a CDS encoding methyl-accepting chemotaxis protein yields MLHFWNKFGIRAQITSGFVPLILLMSLLTVSAISGMNGLAAIFASYRVTAGQSLAISDYSDQLHEIQMSAEAFRSTPTQAVVDSFRAGVKAFEADDPRFAGNKDLQSGLTTIRQDIAAYGKAFEQIVSLQARRDVLISKVTEFGPWTSIALNDVVRSAWRQNDVALLQMTAATLEALNRSLYFSERFVHSNDFAAYDTAQAALAEAVALNDAAAKAAKNELQKKRLMGAGQLMQNYTARLGDMKEVLQASGNIRQTQLGVLAPKISGEFTDLQATVTGAQRALDGSVEATVASATSTTLVISGLLIVIGLVLSYFVGLLISSAVRKMAQSMEQLARGEEKIAITGVEHRHELGAMARSLKVFQETGRAKLIAEANAERARLAAEEERLRQEAERLSDAQVMEHAFRQISVGLDALSKGDLTVRVGEVDHRYVRIRDHFNNSVASLEEAVDSVIRAVATIRSGLSEISTASNDLARRTEQQAASLEETVAALGDVTRGVNGTAEGAGRAQAVVATARTNAEKGGEIVARAIDAMTEIQNSSSKIGNIISVIDEIAFQTNLLALNAGVEAARAGEAGKGFAVVAQEVRELAQRSANAAREIKQLISTSSAQVKTGVQLVGESGLSLEQIVEQVTAMNATVAEIAVAAREQATSLREVSAAGDQMDKVTQQNAAMVEETTAAAQSLTQETESLADLLRRFKTGSRQSNHRHYAMAS; encoded by the coding sequence ATGTTGCATTTCTGGAATAAATTCGGCATTCGCGCGCAGATCACTTCGGGCTTCGTGCCGTTGATCCTGCTGATGAGCCTGCTCACCGTCAGCGCAATTTCCGGCATGAACGGTCTTGCCGCCATCTTTGCGTCCTACCGCGTCACGGCCGGCCAGAGTCTGGCCATCTCCGACTACAGCGACCAGTTGCACGAGATCCAGATGTCGGCGGAAGCCTTCCGCTCGACACCGACCCAGGCTGTCGTCGACAGTTTCCGCGCCGGCGTGAAGGCCTTCGAGGCCGACGATCCGCGTTTTGCCGGCAATAAGGACCTGCAGTCCGGCCTCACCACGATCCGCCAGGATATCGCCGCCTACGGCAAGGCCTTCGAACAGATCGTTTCGCTGCAGGCCCGACGCGACGTGTTGATTTCCAAGGTTACCGAATTCGGCCCCTGGACAAGTATCGCGCTCAACGACGTCGTGCGCAGCGCCTGGCGCCAGAACGACGTTGCCTTGCTGCAGATGACGGCAGCGACGCTGGAGGCCCTGAACCGCAGCCTCTATTTCTCCGAACGTTTCGTGCATTCCAACGATTTCGCCGCTTACGACACGGCGCAGGCGGCTCTTGCCGAAGCCGTTGCGCTCAATGATGCCGCTGCCAAGGCTGCAAAGAACGAACTGCAGAAGAAGCGCCTGATGGGCGCCGGCCAGCTCATGCAGAACTACACCGCCCGTCTCGGCGACATGAAGGAGGTGCTTCAGGCCTCCGGCAATATCCGCCAGACGCAGCTTGGTGTGCTCGCGCCGAAAATATCGGGCGAATTCACGGATTTGCAGGCGACCGTGACAGGTGCCCAGAGGGCCCTGGATGGTTCTGTGGAGGCGACGGTTGCCTCCGCGACCAGCACGACGCTCGTCATCAGCGGGCTGCTGATCGTCATCGGCCTCGTGCTTTCCTATTTCGTCGGCCTGCTGATTTCCTCGGCGGTGCGCAAGATGGCCCAGTCCATGGAGCAGCTTGCCCGCGGCGAGGAGAAGATCGCGATAACCGGCGTCGAGCACCGCCACGAACTGGGGGCCATGGCGCGTTCCCTGAAGGTTTTCCAGGAGACCGGCCGCGCCAAGCTAATCGCCGAAGCTAATGCCGAACGGGCGCGCCTCGCCGCCGAAGAAGAGCGGCTGCGCCAGGAGGCCGAGCGGCTTTCAGATGCGCAGGTGATGGAACATGCCTTCCGCCAGATTTCGGTCGGCCTCGACGCGCTCTCCAAGGGCGATCTCACCGTCCGCGTCGGTGAAGTCGACCATCGATATGTCAGGATCCGCGATCATTTCAACAACTCGGTCGCAAGCCTCGAGGAAGCAGTCGATTCCGTCATTCGCGCGGTCGCCACCATCCGCTCCGGCCTGTCGGAAATCTCCACCGCCTCCAATGATCTCGCCCGCCGCACCGAGCAGCAGGCAGCCTCCCTGGAAGAAACGGTCGCAGCACTCGGCGACGTGACACGCGGCGTCAACGGCACGGCGGAGGGCGCAGGCCGCGCCCAGGCCGTCGTGGCGACGGCCCGCACCAATGCCGAAAAGGGCGGCGAAATCGTCGCCCGGGCGATCGACGCAATGACGGAAATTCAGAATTCGTCGTCGAAGATCGGCAACATCATCAGCGTCATCGACGAGATCGCCTTCCAGACCAACCTCTTGGCGCTGAATGCCGGCGTCGAAGCGGCGCGCGCCGGTGAGGCGGGCAAGGGCTTTGCCGTCGTCGCCCAGGAAGTCCGCGAGCTCGCCCAGCGCTCCGCCAATGCGGCACGCGAGATCAAGCAGCTGATTTCCACCTCCTCGGCACAGGTCAAGACCGGCGTCCAACTGGTCGGCGAATCCGGCCTCTCGCTCGAACAGATCGTCGAGCAGGTCACCGCGATGAATGCGACCGTCGCCGAGATCGCCGTTGCCGCCCGCGAACAGGCAACGAGCCTGCGCGAGGTCTCGGCCGCCGGCGACCAGATGGACAAAGTGACCCAGCAGAACGCTGCGATGGTCGAAGAAACCACGGCGGCCGCCCAGAGCCTGACGCAGGAAACCGAAAGCCTCGCTGATCTGCTGCGGCGGTTCAAGACGGGCAGCCGCCAGTCGAACCACCGGCATTATGCAATGGCATCGTAA
- a CDS encoding ABC transporter substrate-binding protein, with the protein MKTYLSGAFALALATVSFAWSSVAMAETQTITFLFTDDDQAYVERMEALSKEFETAHPDIKVNFVSSGYDAVAKQLPVQLAIGEGPDVAKITDWQLAPYYLDMRPLMKDPDGFAKLHGDSLNTLRFPGVNDPNSINGYVASQTFNLPFVNKTLFEQAKEPLPQPTATLKDIVEASARVAKATGAQIPFTMDRSGHRFSGAAFSYGSNYVKDGKFAFPDDAAKHYITDLYNWTKDGSFPKEMWGAAGGTQYKNMGDEFVNGNVVTYLAGNWMVNPFQKKIGDAFDWTAISAPCGDAGCYAMPGGTAIVGFKRTKYPQAVASFIEFLGSEKVQREIAENYVILTGADIKDPQYKLDSKNAKDAMAVFLASRNSAPKAARDLERLKGSSAIYQLIVQRMSQLIVGELSLEDTFKAMSADVDKVNVALAANK; encoded by the coding sequence ATGAAAACCTATCTCTCAGGGGCTTTCGCACTGGCGCTGGCCACCGTTTCTTTCGCATGGTCGAGCGTCGCCATGGCGGAAACCCAGACGATCACCTTTCTCTTCACCGACGACGACCAGGCTTATGTCGAGCGGATGGAAGCGCTGAGCAAGGAATTCGAGACGGCGCATCCCGACATCAAGGTGAATTTCGTCTCGTCGGGCTATGATGCCGTCGCCAAGCAGCTGCCAGTGCAGCTTGCCATCGGCGAAGGTCCTGATGTCGCCAAGATCACCGACTGGCAGCTGGCGCCCTACTACCTCGACATGCGGCCGCTGATGAAGGATCCGGATGGCTTCGCCAAGCTGCACGGCGACAGCCTGAACACGCTTCGCTTCCCCGGCGTCAACGATCCGAACTCGATCAACGGCTACGTCGCGTCGCAGACCTTCAACCTGCCCTTCGTTAACAAGACGCTGTTCGAACAGGCGAAAGAGCCGCTTCCGCAGCCGACCGCCACGCTGAAGGACATCGTCGAAGCCTCGGCCCGCGTCGCCAAGGCGACCGGCGCCCAGATCCCCTTCACGATGGACCGCTCGGGCCACCGCTTCTCGGGTGCTGCCTTCTCCTACGGCTCGAACTACGTCAAGGACGGCAAGTTCGCCTTCCCCGACGATGCCGCCAAGCACTACATCACCGATCTCTACAACTGGACGAAGGACGGCTCTTTCCCGAAGGAAATGTGGGGTGCTGCCGGCGGAACCCAGTACAAGAACATGGGTGACGAGTTCGTCAACGGCAATGTCGTGACCTATCTCGCCGGCAACTGGATGGTCAATCCGTTCCAGAAGAAGATCGGCGACGCCTTCGACTGGACGGCAATCAGCGCGCCCTGCGGCGATGCCGGTTGCTATGCGATGCCGGGTGGTACCGCAATCGTCGGCTTCAAGCGCACCAAGTACCCGCAGGCCGTAGCCTCCTTCATCGAGTTCCTCGGCTCTGAAAAGGTCCAGCGTGAAATCGCCGAAAACTACGTCATCCTGACCGGCGCCGACATCAAGGATCCGCAGTACAAGCTCGACAGCAAGAACGCCAAGGACGCCATGGCCGTCTTCCTCGCAAGCCGCAACAGCGCGCCGAAGGCAGCCCGCGATCTCGAACGCCTGAAGGGCTCCTCCGCCATCTATCAGCTCATCGTCCAGCGGATGAGCCAGTTGATCGTCGGCGAACTTTCCCTTGAGGACACCTTCAAGGCGATGAGCGCAGACGTCGACAAGGTCAACGTGGCGCTTGCCGCCAACAAGTAA
- a CDS encoding glycoside hydrolase family 28 protein gives MTSASLVSIEALDGDNTQRLQAAIDDLSASGGGRLELLAGIHICRGLRLRSGVDLHLTAGAILRPVPDYAAYAHTTVSVIAEKSDRGMIVAKGARRIALTGAGRIEAGCEKFIIGDDVTVGTFIPAEFRPRVVVFEDCDEVEISALHISRSPMWTLHFVDCTDVAVRNVTIDNDRRLPNTDGIVLDACRGAVIEDCTISTADDGICLKTSIGPQGVAIGRCENILIRRCAVQSLSCALKIGTETHGDVTNIVFEDCSVSSSNRALGIFSRDGGRISNVRFSRIAVECRETLDGFWGSGEALTVNVVDRVAERPAGAIENLIVEDITGRMEGAITVISASPAGIRNASLARIGIDQRPGELGTAQSYDLRPTNADLAPKADGGGRANAWTRAADGRVIGLQDYPGGMPAVYVADVTGILMNEVRIKRPTPLPQGWNAIDVVFETAAPDGSGAWQN, from the coding sequence ATGACTTCAGCTTCCCTCGTTTCGATTGAGGCGCTCGACGGCGACAATACCCAGCGCCTGCAGGCGGCGATCGACGATCTCTCGGCTTCCGGCGGCGGACGCCTGGAGCTCCTGGCGGGCATCCACATCTGCCGGGGGCTTCGGTTGCGCTCGGGCGTCGATCTGCATCTGACCGCGGGCGCGATCCTGCGGCCGGTTCCGGACTACGCGGCCTATGCGCATACGACTGTTTCGGTGATCGCCGAGAAGTCGGACCGCGGCATGATCGTCGCCAAGGGCGCGCGGCGGATCGCCCTGACGGGGGCGGGGCGTATCGAAGCCGGCTGCGAGAAATTCATCATCGGAGATGACGTGACGGTGGGGACTTTCATCCCGGCCGAATTCCGCCCCCGTGTCGTCGTCTTCGAGGACTGCGACGAGGTCGAGATCAGCGCGCTGCATATCAGCCGTTCGCCGATGTGGACGCTGCACTTCGTCGATTGCACCGATGTTGCCGTCCGCAACGTCACCATCGACAACGACCGCCGCCTTCCCAATACGGATGGCATCGTGCTCGATGCCTGCCGCGGCGCCGTGATCGAGGATTGCACGATATCGACGGCCGATGACGGCATATGCCTGAAGACAAGCATCGGCCCGCAGGGTGTCGCCATCGGGCGATGCGAGAATATTCTTATCCGCCGCTGCGCTGTTCAGAGCCTCAGCTGCGCGCTGAAGATCGGCACGGAAACGCATGGCGATGTCACCAATATCGTCTTCGAGGATTGCAGCGTCTCATCTTCCAACCGGGCGCTCGGCATATTTTCGCGCGACGGCGGCCGGATCTCGAACGTCAGATTTTCGCGGATTGCTGTGGAGTGCCGCGAAACGCTAGACGGCTTCTGGGGCTCGGGGGAGGCGCTGACCGTCAATGTCGTCGACCGTGTCGCTGAACGCCCGGCAGGCGCCATCGAAAACCTCATTGTCGAGGACATTACCGGGCGCATGGAAGGGGCGATCACCGTCATTTCGGCTTCGCCCGCCGGCATCCGCAATGCATCGCTGGCGCGCATCGGCATAGACCAGCGGCCCGGCGAACTCGGCACCGCGCAGTCCTATGACCTGCGTCCGACAAACGCGGACCTTGCGCCGAAGGCGGACGGCGGCGGCCGCGCAAATGCCTGGACGCGCGCGGCGGATGGGCGGGTGATCGGCCTGCAGGACTATCCGGGCGGAATGCCCGCCGTCTACGTGGCTGATGTCACCGGGATATTGATGAACGAGGTGCGGATTAAGAGACCGACACCGCTGCCGCAAGGCTGGAACGCAATCGACGTCGTCTTCGAGACGGCGGCACCCGATGGGAGTGGGGCATGGCAGAATTGA